From one Trifolium pratense cultivar HEN17-A07 linkage group LG1, ARS_RC_1.1, whole genome shotgun sequence genomic stretch:
- the LOC123924815 gene encoding protein RGF1 INDUCIBLE TRANSCRIPTION FACTOR 1-like isoform X1: protein MDTMLVPPWLKPLLNTSFFNVCRIHGDAARSECNMFCLDCNVDAFCFYCRSSRHKDHQVIQIRRSSYHDVVRVGEIQKMLDISGVQTYVINSARVLFLNERPQQKIGKAVSYICEICGRSLLDHVRFCSLGCKLVGIKINGNASFVIDANNKEVSTMEEGMSRQQEEELREGSQQGMDPTTPPSNSRRRKGIPHRAPFGS from the exons ATG GATACAATGTTGGTTCCTCCATGGCTCAAACCACTTCTTAACACATCATTTTTCAATGTGTGTCGGATTCACGGTGACGCCGCAAGAAGTGAATGTAACATGTTTTGTCTAGATTGCAATGTTGATGCCTTTTGCTTCTATTGTCGTTCTTCAAGACACAAGGATCATCAAGTCATTCAG ATAAGACGATCTTCGTATCACGATGTAGTGAGGGTGGGTGAAATTCAGAAAATGTTGGACATTAGTGGAGTTCAAACATATGTGATTAATAGTGCTAGAGTTTTGTTTCTGAATGAAAGGCCTCAACAAAAAATTGGAAAAGCAGTTTCTTACATTTGTGAGATTTGTGGAAGAAGCCTTTTAGATCATGTTCGGTTCTGTTCTTTGGGATGTAAG CTTGTAGGAATAAAGATAAATGGGAATGCAAGCTTTGTTATAGATGCTAATAACAAGGAAGTATCAACAATGGAAGAAGGGATGTCAAGACAACAAGAAGAAGAGTTGCGTGAAGGCTCACAACAAGGCATGGATCCAACCACCCCTCCTTCAAACTCAAGGAGAAGAAAAGGGATTCCTCATAGGGCCCCTTTTGGATcctaa
- the LOC123924828 gene encoding nucleosome assembly protein 1;2-like isoform X2 yields MTNKKKGSNVADLISSIMRLFNEEDRADSVNYPMILSMEKIKHLKEIQRYKIVNGVAEAEGVTSETTTEAEVEVTNETKAEAEENGVPSFWLNAMKIVLAEEIMESDEDVLKYLEDIECTTIEDPKGLVLKFSLKSNPNFYDPYLEQTFHIWDRNFLETRIPVDTE; encoded by the exons ATGACTAACAAGAAGAAAGGTTCCAACGTGGCAGATCTCATTAGTTCTATTATGCGTCTTTTCAATGAAGAGGATCGAGCAGACTCAGTTAACTATCCCATG ATTTTATCCATGGAGAAGATTAAGCATCTCAAAGAGATTCAG CGCTATAAAATTGTGAATGGTGTTGCTGAAGCGGAAGGGGTAACAAGTGAGACTACAACTGAGGCTGAAGTGGAGGTAACCAATGAAACTAAAGCTGAGGCTGAAG AGAATGGAGTGCCATCATTTTGGCTCAATGCCATGAAAATCGTCTTAGCTGAAGAG ATTATGGAGTCTGATGAAGATGTTCTAAAGTATCTCGAAGATATTGAGTGTACCACCATCGAGGACCCGAAAGGATTGGTGCTTAAGTTCTCTTTGAAATCCAATCCAAATTTTTACGACCCGTACTTGGAACAGACATTTCATATTTGG GACCGGAATTTCCTGGAAACCAGAATACCGGTGGACACTGAATGA
- the LOC123924815 gene encoding protein RGF1 INDUCIBLE TRANSCRIPTION FACTOR 1-like isoform X2, with amino-acid sequence MLVPPWLKPLLNTSFFNVCRIHGDAARSECNMFCLDCNVDAFCFYCRSSRHKDHQVIQIRRSSYHDVVRVGEIQKMLDISGVQTYVINSARVLFLNERPQQKIGKAVSYICEICGRSLLDHVRFCSLGCKLVGIKINGNASFVIDANNKEVSTMEEGMSRQQEEELREGSQQGMDPTTPPSNSRRRKGIPHRAPFGS; translated from the exons ATGTTGGTTCCTCCATGGCTCAAACCACTTCTTAACACATCATTTTTCAATGTGTGTCGGATTCACGGTGACGCCGCAAGAAGTGAATGTAACATGTTTTGTCTAGATTGCAATGTTGATGCCTTTTGCTTCTATTGTCGTTCTTCAAGACACAAGGATCATCAAGTCATTCAG ATAAGACGATCTTCGTATCACGATGTAGTGAGGGTGGGTGAAATTCAGAAAATGTTGGACATTAGTGGAGTTCAAACATATGTGATTAATAGTGCTAGAGTTTTGTTTCTGAATGAAAGGCCTCAACAAAAAATTGGAAAAGCAGTTTCTTACATTTGTGAGATTTGTGGAAGAAGCCTTTTAGATCATGTTCGGTTCTGTTCTTTGGGATGTAAG CTTGTAGGAATAAAGATAAATGGGAATGCAAGCTTTGTTATAGATGCTAATAACAAGGAAGTATCAACAATGGAAGAAGGGATGTCAAGACAACAAGAAGAAGAGTTGCGTGAAGGCTCACAACAAGGCATGGATCCAACCACCCCTCCTTCAAACTCAAGGAGAAGAAAAGGGATTCCTCATAGGGCCCCTTTTGGATcctaa
- the LOC123924828 gene encoding nucleosome assembly protein 1;2-like isoform X1, protein MTNKKKGSNVADLISSIMRLFNEEDRADSVNYPMILSMEKIKHLKEIQEKHDDLLKIIAACKKSIQSYYTMRYKIVNGVAEAEGVTSETTTEAEVEVTNETKAEAEENGVPSFWLNAMKIVLAEEIMESDEDVLKYLEDIECTTIEDPKGLVLKFSLKSNPNFYDPYLEQTFHIWDRNFLETRIPVDTE, encoded by the exons ATGACTAACAAGAAGAAAGGTTCCAACGTGGCAGATCTCATTAGTTCTATTATGCGTCTTTTCAATGAAGAGGATCGAGCAGACTCAGTTAACTATCCCATG ATTTTATCCATGGAGAAGATTAAGCATCTCAAAGAGATTCAG GAAAAGCACGATGATTTACTGAAAATTATAGCAGCTTGTAAAAAGTCGATTCAATCATATTACACAATG CGCTATAAAATTGTGAATGGTGTTGCTGAAGCGGAAGGGGTAACAAGTGAGACTACAACTGAGGCTGAAGTGGAGGTAACCAATGAAACTAAAGCTGAGGCTGAAG AGAATGGAGTGCCATCATTTTGGCTCAATGCCATGAAAATCGTCTTAGCTGAAGAG ATTATGGAGTCTGATGAAGATGTTCTAAAGTATCTCGAAGATATTGAGTGTACCACCATCGAGGACCCGAAAGGATTGGTGCTTAAGTTCTCTTTGAAATCCAATCCAAATTTTTACGACCCGTACTTGGAACAGACATTTCATATTTGG GACCGGAATTTCCTGGAAACCAGAATACCGGTGGACACTGAATGA
- the LOC123895780 gene encoding protein MAINTENANCE OF MERISTEMS-like, giving the protein MGNTSKDADRGKRSTKASASSMKEKAPQNPLKKRSRKALGNDVMREMEEEEMVQEGDEGSVVKVRRLARVNPYEGLPVPEEFPGGPLDTSVLYDYGAPHIERCVYDNKDRGMIMPVSNEGKMNSIVYFVNDFKWWHTTMDTIGMYRLELTGYSFLDPTLLSTFVERWHGETNSFHMSSGGMIVTLDDMCCLPIKGRLLDHKGIPTKTEGVELMIKHMGSTREEAEHEVKTTKGAHARFVYLKELIKKHMSVVNKAEVDGDKDTFERYKGYITRAYLLLLGAAALAFLYRELTNATIPSYKYVAGYMTLLQTWIYNYFVDIRGSLDTQYEQQYPRATKYDPTKGQSSQMAMRKMMDQLLPHDITWTPYKDHRDVCPFKDITLYSDWIGCGPIKVRYLPERVLRQFGYMETIPRHPDSTVNILDTVYRIDQHWLNYTDRVLTYDMLGSRSTIPSDIAPGYMSWYFRISHPYIVCISTSLMQPMPVESDAAMLGILASIRYILNSVMHKDEVPNDSRVYNEFKYAYTLTFVPNQGGPGSSSQS; this is encoded by the exons ATGGGAAATACATCCAAAGATGCTGATAGAGGGAAACGTTCCACTAAGGCTAGTGCATCTTCCATGAAGGAAAAAGCGCCTCAGAACCCTCTGAAGAAGCGGTCGCGGAAAGCTCTA GGCAATGATGTAATGCGTGAGATGGAGGAAGAGGAGATGGTGCAGGAAGGTGATGAAGGTTCAGTGGTGAAGGTTCGACGCCTGGCTCGGGTAAATCCTTATGAGGGACTGCCTGTGCCTGAGGAGTTTCCTGGGGGGCCGTTGGATACGTCAGTATTGTATGATTATGGAGCGCCACATATTGAGAGATGCGTTTATGACAACAAA GACCGTGGCATGATTATGCCGGTCAGCAACGAGGGAAAGATGAATTCGattgtttattttgttaatgACTTCAAATGGTGGCACACAACCATGGACACCATAGGAATGTATAGGCTGGAACTAACTGGATACTCGTTTCTTGATCCCACGTTGTTGTCTACTTTTGTGGAGCGATGGCATGGGGAGACCAATAGCTTCCATATGTCGAGCGGAGGGATGATAGTTACGCTGGATGACATGTGTTGTCTACCCATTAAGGGACGTTTGCTAGACCATAAAGGTATCCCGACCAAAACTGAGGGTGTTGAGCTAATGATTAAGCATATGGGATCAACTCGGGAGGAAGCTGAGCACGAGGTTAAAACAACCAAGGGTGCACATGCAAGGTTCGTATATTTGAAGGAACTCATAAAAAAACACATGTCAGTAGTCAACAAAGCTGAGGTGGACGGTGATAAGGACACTTTTGAGAGGTATAAGGGATATATTACGAGGGCGTACCTCTTGTTGTTG GGCGCTGCTGCACTGGCGTTCCTTTATCGGGAGTTGACAAACGCCACTATTCCGTCCTACAAATATGTGGCTGGATACATGACGCTGCTACAG ACTTGGATCTACAACTACTTTGTGGACATCAGAGGGTCTTTGGATACGCAATACGAACAACAATACCCCCGAGCTACCAAATATGATCCGACAAAGGGGCAATCTAGCCAAATGGCAATGCGGAAAATGATGGATCAGTTGCTTCCACACGACATCACATGGACTCCTTACAAGGACCACCGAGATGTTTGCCCCTTTAAGGATATAACTTTGTACTCCGATTGGATCGGGTGTGGGCCTATCAAAGTAAGGTATCTACCAGAGCGGGTGTTACGACAATTTGGCTACATGGAGACCATTCCCCGTCATCCAGATTCCACAGTGAATATATTGGACACGGTATATCGTATTGATCAGCATTGGCTCAATTACACGGATCGCGTTCTGACTTATGATATGCTTGGCAGCCGTTCTACTATTCCGTCAGACATCGCCCCCGGATACATGTCGTGGTATTTCAGGATATCACATCCTTACATCGTCTGTATCTCGACGAGTCTGATGCAGCCTATGCCTGTTGAGTCTGATGCTGCTATGCTTGGTATATTGGCTAGCATTCGATACATACTCAACAGTGTTATGCACAAGGATGAAGTTCCAAACGACTCTCGTGTTTACAACGAATTCAAGTATGCATACACCTTGACATTTGTACCGAATCAGGGTGGACCCGGTTCTAGTAGTCAGTCCTAG